A genomic stretch from Gammaproteobacteria bacterium includes:
- a CDS encoding N-acetylglutaminylglutamine amidotransferase, translated as MCGICGEIRFDGSHPPVEILRAMNSVLVPRGPDAGGLFQMNHIAAGHRRLKIIDLSEHAQQPMVDNELGLGLVFNGCIYNFRELRAELRAL; from the coding sequence ATGTGTGGAATCTGCGGAGAGATCCGCTTCGATGGATCGCATCCGCCGGTAGAAATTCTGCGGGCGATGAACTCGGTGCTCGTACCGCGCGGGCCGGACGCCGGCGGACTCTTCCAGATGAATCACATCGCGGCCGGACACCGCCGCCTTAAGATCATCGACCTATCCGAGCATGCGCAGCAGCCGATGGTGGACAACGAGCTCGGCCTCGGGCTCGTGTTCAACGGCTGCATCTACAACTTCCGGGAACTGCGCGCCGAGCTGCGCGCGCT